Proteins found in one Triticum urartu cultivar G1812 chromosome 4, Tu2.1, whole genome shotgun sequence genomic segment:
- the LOC125552499 gene encoding beta-glucosidase 6, whose translation MGIKRPGQCGAAASLALLLVLLVAAPPRGCVGAEGSGGGGALTRGSFPKGFVFGTASAAYQYEGAVKADGRGQTIWDTFAHTFGKISDFSNADVAVDQYHRFEEDIQLMADMGMDAYRFSIAWARILPNGVGQVNQAGIDHYNKLINALLAKGIQPYVTLYHWDLPQALEDKYNGWLDRQIVDDFAEYAETCFAAFGDRVKHWITVNEPHTVAIQGYDAGLQAPGRCSVLLHLYCKSGNSGTEPYIVAHNFILAHAAVSRVYRTKYRAAQDGQLGMAFDVMWYEPMSSAAIDVEATKRAQEFQLGWFADPFFFGDYPATMRKRVGERLPRFTAEEAALVKGALDFVGINHYTTYYTRHNDTDIIVRLLNDTLADTGTISLPFKNGRAIGDRANSIWLYIVPRGMRSLMNYVKNRYNSPPIYITENGMDDSNSPFIALKDALKDTKRIKYHNDYLTNLAASIKEDGCDVRGYFAWSLLDNWEWAAGYSSRFGLYFVDYNDKLKRYPKSSVQWFKSLLHSS comes from the exons ATGGGGATAAAGCGGCCGGGCCAATGCGGCGCGGCGGCGTCGCTGGCCCTGCTtctcgtcctcctcgtcgccgcgccgccgcgggGATGCGTTGGGGCTGAGGGGAGCGGCGGGGGAGGAGCGCTCACGAGGGGGAGCTTCCCCAAGGGGTTCGTCTTCGGCACCGCCTCCGCCGCGTACCAG TACGAGGGGGCGGTGAAGGCGGACGGGAGAGGGCAGACCATCTGGGACACCTTCGCGCACACCTTCG GAAAGATCAGTGACTTCAGCAACGCCGACGTCGCCGTGGATCAGTACCACCGTTTCGAG GAGGACATACAGCTGATGGCGGACATGGGGATGGACGCGTACCGCTTCTCCATCGCCTGGGCCAGGATCCTCCCAA ATGGTGTTGGTCAGGTCAACCAGGCCGGCATCGACCACTACAACAAACTCATCAACGCACTGCTCGCTAAAG GGATTCAGCCATATGTGACCCTGTACCACTGGGACCTCCCCCAGGCTCTGGAGGACAAGTACAACGGGTGGCTCGACAGGCAGATTGT cgacgacttcgcggaGTACGCCGAGACGTGCTTCGCGGCGTTCGGGGACCGGGTGAAGCACTGGATCACGGTGAACGAGCCGCACACGGTGGCCATCCAGGGCTACGACGCCGGGCTGCAGGCGCCGGGGCGCTGCTCCGTGCTGCTCCACCTCTACTGCAAGTCCGGCAACTCCGGCACCGAGCCCTACATCGTCGCCCACAACTTCATCCTCGCCCACGCCGCCGTTTCCCGCGTATACAGGACCAAGTACAGGGCGGCGCAGGACGGGCAGCTCGGCATGGCGTTCGACGTGATGTGGTACGAGCCCATGTCGTCGGCCGCGATCGACGTCGAGGCGACGAAGCGGGCGCAGGAGTTCCAGCTGGGGTGGTTcgccgaccccttcttcttcggcgACTACCCGGCCACCATGCGGAAGCGGGTCGGGGAGAGGCTGCCCCGGTTCACGGCGGAGGAGGCCGCGCTCGTCAAGGGGGCGCTCGACTTCGTCGGGATCAACCACTACACGACGTACTACACCAGGCACAACGACACCGACATCATCGTCCGCCTGCTCAACGACACCCTCGCCGACACCGGCACCATCAGCCTCC CATTCAAGAACGGCAGAGCGATTGGGGACAGG GCGAACTCGATATGGTTGTACATTGTGCCCAGAGGGATGAGGAGCCTGATGAACTATGTCAAGAACAGGTACAACAGCCCACCAATCTACATCACCGAAAACG GGATGGATGACAGCAACAGCCCCTTCATTGCCCTCAAGGACGCCCTCAAGGACACCAAGCGGATAAAGTACCACAACGACTACCTCACCAATCTGGCCGCCTCCATAAA GGAGGACGGGTGCGATGTGCGCGGCTACTTCGCGTGGTCGCTGCTGGACAACTGGGAGTGGGCGGCCGGGTACTCGTCCAGGTTCGGGCTCTACTTCGTCGACTACAACGATAAGCTCAAGAGGTACCCCAAGAGCTCGGTGCAGTGGTTCAAGAGCCTCCTCCACTCCAGTTGA